The Acropora muricata isolate sample 2 chromosome 7, ASM3666990v1, whole genome shotgun sequence genomic interval CTTTAAATAATTCAGTCTGAATTTCGatatcattgcaaaaaaaaaactcaatctTGAATTTTTGTACAGTTGCAGTTAATATTATACAGTCATCATGAATATTCTGTTTTaccagtaaacaaaaaaaaaagcatactACAGTATTACTTTACAAATCTTGTAGGCCAAAGAGAGAGTTCTTCCcaggaaatgcaattttttgtTTATACATGCTTGTGGACAAGAAAATGTTTACATATGCTGTGCTAAATTAGAGCAAATTTTATCTATTTCAGAGTTGATTTGTTCTTTTAAATGTGGTAGGACTAGCTTATGTTTTTTGACATTTATATATGATGAAAGTAACTCTTTTTGTTACAGAAATTCTCAGATGAAATGGAGTGGAGAGCACGATGTAATGCTAGGAAGAGAAATTATGTTGTTTGAATTATGGAAGTACAAGGCAGGGAGCCGTGAAAGGGGCCAGTGCCTAGATAGAATTGCTGAGAGTCTAAATCATTTAGAAAGGCCATCCTTTAGTGTGTCTCAAAAGTCTGTGAGAGACAGGCTTAAGATATTAGAGCGagattttaaaaagaaggaaagatctGAGAAAAATGCTTCTGGGATTTCTCCAGAAAGGACAGAAGTGGATCAAATAATGGAAGACTACTTGGAACAGAAGGAAGATCAGGAGAGGGAGTCAGAGAAGGCCTCAGAGGAATCTCGGGATAAGATGGCAAAGGAAAAGGCTACAGCAGAAGACATGAGAAACAAGGCAATGGAACGTCTatcagaaacaaagaaaagagctgGGTCTGAtctgccaaaaaagaaaaggaaaaacaatggAAATGACACTCTGGAATATTTAAAAGAGGCATCAGATAGAGaatgtgaattgaaaaagcaAGAACTTGAGTTTAAAATGCAACAGGAGAAGAGTGCAGCAGCCCAACAAACCCTTATGCTTCAGCAAATGAAGAATCAGCAAGAGCAATTTCAAACAATGCTTCAGATGTTCATGCAACAACAGCAAACTCAAAGCCATGCCCtgcttgaacttttgaagaagAGAAATTGATGTTATGTTGGGCTAATTTGTTTGGATTTTATGGGTGTAGTTGTGTTTATGGTTACATTTTTTGGTAATGGGATACCCCTTTCTGCATATTCAATGTATAATCCCTATTTACTATTTAATGAAAAGACTGTTGAAACAAAATTCTACTTTTAATACAGTTGAGTTTCGCATTGatacaaaaatagcaaaattttAAACTATCTGATTAAATAAAGTAACCATCTAGGGGTGGTGGATTGATACCAAAGTACTCTGAGCTAATagactggtacaaaatagtatGAGCATTCTGAATCAAGGCACAGTCTATGTACATTTTCCCCACTGCACTTAAACCAATCTTGagattctttttaaaatcaagaaatttaaagtaattaattaTGTCTCCAAAGACCCATTCAACAGCAGTGCGTGCACCATTCATGGCTGTATTGTAGTTTTTTTGATCTTGGGTTAGAGCTGCACCCCTAAAAGGTCCTTGCAAGTGTGCACGCAGGGGATATGCGGGGTCGCCATAGAGACACATGGGTGTTCCAGTTATAGGGGAATTAGAGAATCTTTGCAGGTCTTGTAAAAGACCTGATGAAGCTAGCATGCTGCTATCGTGGCGCCTTCCTTCTACAGGGCCATACAAATGACCAATCAGTCCATTCGGCAATGCGACAGATTGAAATTTTATGGAATGCACCCGCTTGTGTCCATTGTAGATAACTCTTTGATTGACACCTGGCCTACACACTGGCCGAACAGTTCCATCGATGAAACCCCAACAATTGTCTAAAGCTGCACCTGACTGATGTACAGCATCAGCATATAACATAAGGTTTGCTGGCGAAAGCAGGTTATGATTGTAGGTAGTTAGCAAGTGATGCCATCGATTATAAATCCAGTCAATCATGTGATTTGTTATGATGCAGATCTCTGGGACTGGTCTTGCAAAGTGAAAAACCATATCGCTATAACGGCAAGGATATGAAAATCTTTTAAGGTAGATACATAGAGCAGGAATAGATTCGACAATCAAACCGTTGTATGTCACGAACTCGTCTGGCAACTGAAGTGCATCCGCAAGTTTGTATATGTCATGTTTATAGAAGCGAAATTCAGCGTTGCATTCAGCATTTGTCAACTCGTCTAGTTCAAATCTTTCGTAGTTCCAATACGGAAAATCGGGGTTTTTTGACCTGTTTGCATCATATAACAAAACAAACTCTCTGTCGTTGATAAATCCTTTTCTGTATGCATACGCAATGCAGTTTCTCGTCTCTCTTAAGTTTGACATTTCTCTCGTAGTTTCTCTTACGGTTATATGTATGGTATTCTTCCAACAAAGGCACAAACACCGTACGAGGAAAATACTGCGCGCCAGTCGTCGTCCTGGTATCGTAATCAAATTTTGGCGCCAAATTGTGCGCGACGCCGACCTAAGACAAGACGTCACTAAAAGTCGTCGTCGCGTAAGAAGTCGTCGattcgtaagctccctattgacattttgaagacgttctcgttctttctacgacgtgaaatgacctgttttgtagttgtgtggacgacgtcagcatatgatgacaaatgttcaattttgtcttcttatgccccaagcgcttgttccaatttaattccaggacagttagagcacatttttcaagcataatgactttgaataactaaaaattgattgcagaaacgcgaagttacattttcagatgacgttctcgctcccatcgccgtcgtgtttgcttaaggtctctattagggactttaagatccGAGACGCGACGGCTGTGAAACgcatttctagtttctaaagaaactgtggtgctgcgtcggtgggagagatcaaaacaaaaatttggctttatcaaacgagttgataaaggttgaattaccaccgtgaaaga includes:
- the LOC136921894 gene encoding uncharacterized protein, encoding MSNLRETRNCIAYAYRKGFINDREFVLLYDANRSKNPDFPYWNYERFELDELTNAECNAEFRFYKHDIYKLADALQLPDEFVTYNGLIVESIPALCIYLKRFSYPCRYSDMVFHFARPVPEICIITNHMIDWIYNRWHHLLTTYNHNLLSPANLMLYADAVHQSGAALDNCWGFIDGTVRPVCRPGVNQRVIYNGHKRVHSIKFQSVALPNGLIGHLYGPVEGRRHDSSMLASSGLLQDLQRFSNSPITGTPMCLYGDPAYPLRAHLQGPFRGAALTQDQKNYNTAMNGARTAVEWVFGDIINYFKFLDFKKNLKIGLSAVGKMYIDCALIQNAHTILYQSISSEYFGINPPPLDGYFI
- the LOC136923434 gene encoding caldesmon-like translates to MANEASRDEATATTTRNSQMKWSGEHDVMLGREIMLFELWKYKAGSRERGQCLDRIAESLNHLERPSFSVSQKSVRDRLKILERDFKKKERSEKNASGISPERTEVDQIMEDYLEQKEDQERESEKASEESRDKMAKEKATAEDMRNKAMERLSETKKRAGSDLPKKKRKNNGNDTLEYLKEASDRECELKKQELEFKMQQEKSAAAQQTLMLQQMKNQQEQFQTMLQMFMQQQQTQSHALLELLKKRN